A single Dunckerocampus dactyliophorus isolate RoL2022-P2 chromosome 2, RoL_Ddac_1.1, whole genome shotgun sequence DNA region contains:
- the lrrc24 gene encoding leucine-rich repeat-containing protein 24, whose amino-acid sequence MAVLWSSTLVPIILALVSKASVGCPSGCRCYSLTVECGSLGIKEIPQGVPSFTETLFLQDNVIVQIRLQDLTQLGSLHYLYLQNNSISALEPGAFLSQGQLLELALNGNLIHLVTPGMFRGLEHLRILYLAGNQITRIQDNTFRGLQRLQELHLQENSIELLADKALSGLSSLALLDLSRNHLHTLGASSLTPLVSLQVLRVTENPWRCDCALGWLRTWISEDGQRLLSSAEQRRLMCSEPPRLSHLSLGEVAPNSLVCIPPVVQLEPSHLTVRLGESLRVSCEASGYPQPQVTWKKSSNGKAQLSPRGLVQELGPNGELFRPGIRGAVTALPSAGGVKMGGVSGVVRGTEEGGERDSFDPDMGSGMLFLSNVTVAHAGRYECEAWNPGGVARVTFHLAVNMSSSSYSSQFWPHFNTHSSVSSSSKSFYQPEVVDVSQEPLYEQDSMDFSALGPATQTAIAVGISLLALTALLLLIMIYTRHQQYQKEEAGSYCTSKEESIIYVNDYSDGPTTFAQLEEYSDDHGHEMYILNRAKPAGTASARCPMMGGYVQPNSMKEALLDHQVIHTLSRSGGMGVRRKPGDGGEGPLTTDPEEVFLSQSLLFGSQLAYEIHC is encoded by the exons ATGGCCGTCTTGTGGTCGTCCACACTTGTCCCGATCATTCTGGCTTTAGTGTCCAAAGCGTCAGTCGGCTGTCCGTCTGGTTGCCGCTGTTACAGTCTCACAGTGGAGTGCGGCTCTCTTGGAATCAAAGAAATCCCGCAGGGTGTCCCCTCCTTCACTGAG ACCTTGTTCCTCCAGGACAACGTTATTGTTCAGATCCGTCTTCAGGACCTGACCCAGCTGGGTAGCCTCCATTACCTGTACCTTCAAAACAACAGCATTTCAGCTCTGGAGCCAGGAGCATTTCTCAGCCAGGGCCAGCTACTTGAGCTCGCCCTCAATGGAAACCTCATCCATTTGGTTACCCCAGGCATGTTCCGAGGTCTTGAGCACCTTCGGATCCTCTACCTTGCCGGGAACCAGATCACTCGAATACAGGACAACACCTTTAGAGGCTTGCAG CGCCTTCAAGAACTCCATCTGCAGGAAAACAGCATAGAACTGCTGGCAGACAAAGCACTATCTGGACTGTCATCTCTTGCTCTTCTGGATCTTAGCAGAAATCACCTCCATACCTTGGGCGCCTCGTCACTCACGCCACTTGTCAGCCTGCAGGTTCTCCGAGTCACAG AGAATCCTTGGCGTTGCGACTGTGCTCTTGGCTGGCTGAGGACATGGATCAGTGAGGATGGGCAGCGGCTGCTAAGCTCTGCGGAGCAGCGTCGGCTGATGTGTTCAGAGCCACCTCGCCTGTCCCACCTCAGCCTGGGGGAGGTGGCTCCAAACAGCCTGGTCTGCATCCCCCCTGTTGTACAGCTCGAGCCTAGCCATTTAACTGTAAGACTTGGGGAGAGCCTCAGAGTCTCCTGTGAAGCCTCAGGATACCCTCAGCCTCAGGTGACCTGGAAAAAATCTTCAAATGGTAAGGCCCAGTTGTCCCCTCGAGGCTTGGTTCAAGAACTGGGTCCCAATGGTGAGCTTTTCCGGCCTGGCATTAGAGGAGCTGTCACAGCTCTGCCCAGCGCTGGCGGGGTGAAGATGGGAGGAGTCAGTGGGGTTGTGCGTGGGACGGAGGAGGGTGGTGAGAGGGACAGCTTTGACCCAGACATGGGCAGCGGCATGCTGTTCCTCAGCAATGTGACAGTAGCGCATGCTGGTCGCTATGAGTGCGAAGCATGGAACCCCGGTGGTGTGGCGAGGGTTACTTTCCACTTAGCTGTCAACATGTCCTCCTCCTCATATTCATCACAGTTCTGGCCGCATTTCAACACACATTCCTCTGTGTCCTCTTCGTCTAAATCCTTCTACCAGCCAGAGGTAGTGGACGTTAGCCAGGAGCCACTTTATGAGCAAGACAGCATGGACTTCAGTGCTCTTGGCCCAGCCACACAGACCGCTATTGCAGTTGGCATCTCCTTACTGGCGCTCACTGCTCTTCTCCTCTTGATTATGATCTACACCCGACACCAGCAATACCAGAAGGAAGAAGCGGGATCCTACTGTACAAGTAAAGAAGAAAGTATCATCTATGTGAACGATTACTCTGACGGACCCACAACTTTTGCACAGCTGGAGGAGTACAGCGACGACCATGGCCATGAGATGTACATACTTAATCGAGCCAAGCCGGCTGGGACGGCCTCGGCGAGGTGTCCCATGATGGGAGGGTACGTCCAACCAAACAGCATGAAAGAAGCTCTCCTGGACCATCAAGTGATTCACACCCTGTCCCGATCAGGAGGAATGGGGGTTCGGAGGAAACCAGGAGATGGCGGCGAGGGGCCACTAACAACAGACCCAGAGGAGGTCTTCCTCAGTCAAAGTCTCCTTTTTGGGTCACAGCTGGCGTATGAAATCCATTGCTAA